The segment ACCACAGGACATTCAATCCCCCGAAAACATAAATACAATTGTTGACATAGGCCGTTCCAATTGTTGATCTGCCAGTCTGCATATCGCTGCGGATATACCAGGTATCGGTGAAGGGGTCGTATTTGCTGACCCGGTCAGAGTAGCTTCCGGCGTCGTAGCCACCCAAAACGTACAGATAGTTGTTGGCAATGACAGTTCCATAATAGGATAAGGAATATGGAATGGTAACGCCATGCAAAAACAGGCAAGTGTCCAATGATTCATTATAGCGCCAAAACCCGCCGCCGACGTTTAAAAAATATAGTTCATTGTTCAGGATCACAGGATTTGAACCTGGGTAGTGCGGGTTTGTCCATGTATATATCGTGTCGTAATAAGTGGTGTCTTCCAGTGTGTCGGTATAGGTTTCAACCCAGGTAGAGTCCCACCAGTCATCAATGGCCGGATCGTATACGTGGATTCCAGAACTACTGACATATATCTTGTTCTGGAAGACCGCGGCTGTGGCTGAGGCGATATCCTCCGGGGCATCATTTTTAACGGTCCAGATATTTGCCAGGGGATCGTACACTTCTACCTTATTAGTATATCCGCCAAAGATGTAAACGGTATTGTTATAGACCGCAGCCGCGGATTCGCTTCTGGGTGTAGGTATGTCGGCTTTTTGGGTCCAGGTGTCATTAATGGGATCATATTCCTCCACCAGAGATAAAACGTTTTGTGACGGGTCCTTCCCGCCGATAATATAGATCTTATTGTTGACCACGGCGGTGCTGAAGAAATAACGTTTTGAGGGCATGTCTTTTTTAGAATACCAGGGACAGGCCCTGGTGGTAAAAGAGTGAATCGGGCCGGAGGTCGAGGCCCCGTGAATGTCCCAGGCTACGATCTTCCAATAGTAGGTCGTGGCATAAGAAAGGGATGACCACAAAGTCCAGTCTTTTTGATATTGCGGGCAAAATAGAGGCGGAGAAGCAGTGGTACCTAAATAAATATCATAGCACAAAGGATTGTCATCTTCTCCGTTGGGATCCGTGCAGGTCCAATTGAACAGGAGGGTGGGGTATTCCCAGGGTGCGCCGTCGGCCGGGGCCAGGTATACCGGAGCATAGGGAGCTTGGTTGGAGTGGGGCAGGGTGGTGAAACTCCAGACTGGTCCGGCAGTGATGACCCCCTTGTCATTACTGGCGAAAACCTTCCAGTAGTAGGTGGTGTTGTAGCTAAGGCTGTCGGCAAAATAGCTGGCGGTCGCCAGGCCCGAGGCGGCTAGCGCCGAAGGAGGGTTCAAGGTGTCCAGGTAAACATCGTAATAAAGCAGGCCTCCGTCCTTGTCGGAACACTTCCAGGACAGGGTGACATCGGTGGTGGTGTGATCGATGTTGGTGGCTCTGTCCGGGGGGTAGGGACTATTGGGGGCATTCGGAGCATATTCTATCTCCTCCGGCTTGCGCTTGGTACAGGAGAAAAGCGCCATGGCCATCCCGGCGGCAAGAAACACAAAACAATACTTTCGCAACATGAAAGTCTCCACGGTTTATTATTTAAAAAGGCTTTCTTTCCAACGCTGTTCAAACTCATCCGGACCCATTCCATATGATTCCTTAAACGCCTGGGTAAAACCTGTCCCTTGCTGCATTTTGGAAAAAAGCAGGCGAACAAAGGCCCAATCGTATTGGCTGGTCAGAAAGTATGCGGCAGAAAGGCTGGCTTTATAGGCCAGAAGCGCCTGGCCGGACTCCAGGCCGGTGAATGGTTTTTGCAAGTCTCTCAGGGGGACGTAGATATTTTCCTTGGGTGTCAGCCCTTCCAGCAGCATCGCCAGACCCTCGTTAAGCCAGGCAGGGCAGCGTCCGCCGGTCATGTCATAGATGGCGGCGTGAGTGAATTCATGGGTCAGCACATTCTTAAGCAGCTGCCGGTCGTTCTGATAATTGGCCACCGGGATCCGGATCCGTCCGTCGAAGGCGGCGCCGGCCCAGGAGGCCAGGTGAGTGATATCCCGGAACTGCTGGTCGCTGTAAAGGATCACGCTGGTGTTGCCCCGGATGCGGTGACCCAGCTCACTGCCCACCCGGTCCCGTATCTCTTCAAGCAGCATCAGCACTTGGCCCGACACCTCACGGTTCTCCGCCCCCTCGAACCGGATTTCAAAATAACCGCTGTGGTCCTGTTCAAACCCCTGCTCGGTCAGGGTCTCCTTCTTTAGCTGAGCCAGGCGCTGGACAATGTCAACGTTATAGGGCAGGGCGCGGTTGGCCGTCTCTAGTAAATTAAGGGCCGAATCGTTTTGATTGTCCAGGCAAAAGGCCTGAGCGTTAAGATAATATATGACGGCGCTGATAAGAGAATCCTGTCTGGCGGCGGCTCCCAGTTCCAGCACTTTTTGGAAATCGCCCTGGCGGTAATTTATAACCATCTCATTGCCGTAAACTGCGGTCAGATTGGCCCGGATCCCGGAGTCGCCCGGCGCCAGTTCCAAGGCCTGTTTCAAGAGTCCGAGGGCCTGCGGAAACTCTCCCTTTTGGGAAAAGGCTACCGCCCGGTTGGAAATATCCACCGCCTGTTCCCGGCGGGCCGCCGCCACCAAAGCTCGCCGGTGTTTTTGGTAAGCCTTGTACAGGAAAATTGCGGCGGCGGCGATCAGCAGGGCAGTGGCCACCCGAAACAGCAGTTTCACAGTGTGATTCATTCGTCCGATCCTTTCCGGTCTGGCCGGCATTCAAACAAAAGGTTCAGAAAGGTTGTAAGGCCGCCGAAACATACAAAGACCTTTTACCGGGAAAAGCCTTATCGTTGGTTGAATATTTTAATCCGGGTCTTCTTGTCGATCGCCTTCCACTGGCCGGTCTTAAGGTCCCCCAGGGAATAGTTGCCGATCTTCACCCGGATCAGCCGCAGGGTGGGATGACCCACTGCCGCTGTCATCTTGCGCACCTGGCGGTTCTTCCCCTCGGTCAAGGTGATCTCCAGCCAGCAGTCGGGGATGTTCTTCCGGACCCTGATAGGCGGGATGCGGGCGGCTATCTCCGGCTGGGGGGCCAGGATCATCACCGAGCAGGGCAGGGTTTCCTGTTGCTCGATTACGACGCCGGCCCTGAGTTTTTTAAGGGCCTGGTCCGAAGGGATGTTCTCCACCTGGGCCCAGTAGGTGCGGGAATGGCCGCGTTCGGGGTTCAGCAAAAGAGCGTTAAGTTCCGGCTCATCGGACAAAAACAGCAGGCCCTCGGAATCGGCGTCCAGCCGGCCCAGTGCGTAGATGTTCTTGGGGAACCGGAAATCGGCCAGGGTCCTGTTTTTTGAGCCGTCGGCAGTGAACTGCGAAAGCACGCCGTAGGGTTTGTTGAAGGCTATAAGCACGTTTTTATCTGTAGCGCGGTTGCAGGTAAAATTACTTGAAATTTAAAATTCCGTAATTCTGGGTAAGGTAGTCCCAGTTGAATATCCATAGGGCGAGCTGCTTGTTGTATTGCTGACAGCGGCGAATGTTCATCCTGATCTGGCTGTTCTTGGTAAGTTTTGCCAATCCGATATCCTTCAAGGGGATTTTCATCTCCAAACGCCATTCCTTGTCCTTGCGTTCGCACTGGACCTGGTAGTTGCCGTTCCATTTCTCATTTTCACTGTTGCGAACGTTGTCCACCTGCTGGTCCCAGACCGTGCCCAGCGGATTGATATAAATCTGATAAACGGTGTCCTGGTTGGGGGAGAGGTAAAACCCCAGATAATCATCTTTATTGACCGGCTCATCGCGGACAGTTTTAGTGGCTTTAAGTTTTGTCATTGCGGTGTCGTGGCAGACCGCCGCCAGGTAAAGGTTCTCCCCGTCGTGCAGGAAGAAGACCTCCGTGGGATCGTTAAGCGCCGGTTCGGTATCGCCGTAACCGTTGCAGAACTCGACCGCTTTGCCAGCCCCCAGCCACTCGGTAGCTGCGAAATTTCCGTCAACCACCGGCGCCTTTTTGGCCCTGGGGCAGTCGATTATCTTGGCCACTTCCGGGGCATATTTTTCAATGGTGAACACCTTGTCCCGGCCGAAAGGATAGGCCACCTTCATCAGGGGCAGGGGATACAAAATGCCGGGGCCTTTGAATTTAAAGGATTTTTTCAGGGTGTCGCCGGGGGCGATCTCCACTTCGGTCTTGGGGCTTAGCGCCTGCCAGTTCTGGCCGGTCTCCCATAGCACCTCGGTCTTGATCGGCTTGTCGGTCAAATTGACCAGCTTCAGGTCGGTCTGAAACTCCCTGGGTGTCTTTCCTTCTTGGAATGACGGACCCCTCAGATCAACGGCTTTTCCGGCAAGGTCATGGGCAAATGTTTCCTCCTTAAGTGTCACCCAGTCTATGGCAAAGGTGTTTCCGGCCCGCATCAATGCCGGGCTGAATTTCCCGTCTCTGACGGTAACCCATAGATACTGGTAAAAGTTGGCCAGGCTCACATTCTCTTCGGTCCCGCCCCGCAGTTCCGCCCCGGAGCTGCCCATCACCACATAACGAATGCCGTCAAAAACCTCCGAAGCATAGTTGTGCCAGTGCCCGGTGAACACCGCGGTCACCCTGTATCTCTTAAAGAGATCGTGCAGCCGGTCCGGCTTGCCGGCCCCTATTCCGAAAGGCCAGAAAGGCTTGTGCATGAAAACGTAGATCCCGGACTTGTTCTTGAACGCCTTAAGGTCATTCTCCAGCCATTTCATCTGATCCGGATCCATCTGGTCGGCCGTCTTGACCAAGGTGTTGTCCAGAATTATGAAATGGCTGCTTTGGTGATCAAAAGAATAGTAGGGATTGCGTCCGGTCTTTTTAATGAAGATATTACGGACGTTAGGGGTGGTGATGTCGTGATTGCCGGGAGTAAGATATACGGGACAGGAAAGGACCTTCAGGCAGGGCAGGATGGAATCCCAGTCATTTACAGTTCCGGCCGAATCCTTGTACCCTTGGATCAGATCGCCCACCGTCACCACAAAGTCCGGGCTCAACCGTTCGATATCCTTTAGCACCATCTCGAAGGCTTTTTGATTTGGGCTATTGGCCCGGTCGGCCAGCACCACGAACCGGAAGTCGTTCTTGAGCGCAGCGGGCTTGGCTGTCCATCCGTTAAGCGCCAAAGGCGCCGCCATTAGAACAAGAACAATAAATATCCTTATCATAATCTCTCCCTACGTTTTGGTTGATGAACGATATGCTGCGGGCCAAACACGGTGTTCTATATAAAAATGCCCCCAGGGCGCGGATCATTTGCGACAGTCTGGGGGCGTCTCTTAAGAGGCTTATAAGTTATTTTTTTCATATCGGCGGCATAAGTCACGGTAAACAGTGCCATAAGAAGCGGAATCAGTATCCAGGGATCAAAACCGCCTAGGTTCAGGAATCCCCGGGCAATAATTTCCGGATAGGCGCCGATTTGGCAAATCCCGTTGTGGGCGATGTTGTTGAACCATTGAAAAAGCATAGTGTTTTTAGATAACAGGCCTTAAACGCTATAAGCAATTTATGTTACTATAAATAACATCTATATGCAAGATAAAAATGCAAAAAGGCCGAAAATATTTCGGCCTTTCGTTATATTAGTTTATGGCAGATCAATGGCCGCCGTCTTCAGTATCTTCCGTGCCGGAGCTTTCATCTTCTGTTTTGGCAACAGTATCGGGTAAAGTCTCGAGCCTGAATTGCTGCATAAAGTAGGAATCGGGATAGGGAGAGGAGGCTATGATTTTTTCCAATTGCTCGGCCCTGGTCATTTTTACGTTGTCTCGAAATATCTTATTGGCCATGACGGCTACAGTGATGTCCTCCTTGGAACCAAGTATGGCCTCTTTCTTGATCCATCCTTTTACCGTACCGGCTTCGCCCACTACTTCGCATAAATTTTCCTTGCTTTGGGTAACGGCAACAACATCAAGCATCTTGAATTTTTTGTCGGTAATGGTTAAAAGGTCCGGCCGTTGGTACACGGGTGTTTCTTCTTTGACTGCGCCGGCGGTAGCAGCCTTTACTAGGCCGTAGCTGGAGGCCCAGCCGGTCTTGCCGTCCGAAAGCTCAACTTGACAATATTCCTTATATTTATCGGTGGAATCTACAATAGTGCCTTCCAGGAGGTTAACGGTTTCACCCAGTCTTAGTGATGAAAGCCAGGAACCCTTTTCCTTTTTTTGCAGGGGATCCTTCCACAAGGCGGTGCCGTCTAAAATGCAGACAGCAGTTGGTTTTATGACCGGAGCCGAATTTGTTTCCGGCTGGGGTTTCGGCTGTTTTTGGCATGAGGTTATTATTGCTGAAAGGAAAACTGCCAGAACAAAATATTTAAACCGGGACATACAGCCTCCTAAATTATAATTTATGATTAAATACAACGATAAATATTACTACAATTAACCAGCGCATGCAAGATAAATATTATAAAACATTTTACGCAAAAGATACGAAAACGTAAAAACAATTAGGTCTTATTTTAGGTCTGATGGGTATGGTTTTCATCATCACTTCTCTGCCAGAAACACTCCTGCGATCACCACCGCAGCGCCCAGGGCAAATTTCAAAGTGATGGGTTCACTTAAAAAAGCCCAGCCCAAAAGGGCAGCCATTATCGGCTGAAGGTTGGAGAAGACAGAGACCTTGGTGGCCTCCAGCTTGGAAAGCCCCCAGGACCAGACCAGGTATCCTAACACCGAGGTCATCAGCGCCAGGTACAAAAGCGACAGCAGGCCGGTCCTGGTTATCTGGCCGTAGTTCTGCCTTATCACAGCGGGCAGGCCAAAAGGGACGAACATCAACGCGCCCAGGCCCAGAGCGTACCCGGTGACCACCAGCGGGGGATACTTCTTCAGCAGTTTTTTGCTGATGATGGTGTAAACCGCCCAGGTGATGACGGCCACGATCAGCAGCAGGTCGCCCTTGATGGTTTTGGCCGACAGGTGAATTCCCTGGTCGAACAGCACCAGGATGATGCCCAGAAATCCCAGGGCTATCCCGGTGATCTTAAGTACTGTAGGCCGCTCGCCCAGGAACAGGGAGGACAGCAGCAGAACCATGATGGGGGTGGTGGAGTACATCAGAGCGCCATGGGCGGCAAAGGTGTATTTCATCCCATACAGGAAAAGCCCCTGGTTCAAGGGCACGGCCAGAAAGGCCAGCAGTAGAAAGGTCTTCCGGTCCTCCTTTTTTGGCAGGATGAACTCCCTGCGCCAGAGCAGAAGCCCGGCGAATACCGCCCCGGCCAACAGAAAGCGGTAGACGCCCAGGGAGAATGGCGAGAATTCCCGCAGGGAAAACTTGGCCATCATGTAGGTGGCGCTGATCACGACCTGGGTCAGCACCAGAACGGTGAATATCTGTTTTCTGGAAAGGTTGTTCATTTACAGTTCATGGTTTATTATGCCACCAAGTCACCAAGACACAAATACAATTAACGAATTACGATTAACAATTGACGACGTAGTGCCTCTGTGGCGAAAAAGCATCTTGACGTAGTCATTATAATTTAGTATGCTATTGGTGTCAAGGAAAACATGGCACTTTACCACAGAAACACGGAACTTAATAAACACGGACAAGGATGAACCGGGAAACAGCCGATAAGGAAATACGGAAACTGCGGGCCGAGATAGCCGGGCACGACCACCGCTACTATGCGCTGGACGATCCCTCAATTTCCGACCACGAATATGACGCCCTGCTGCAGCGGCTGAAGGAGCTGGAAAAAGAATTCCCGGAACTGGTCACGCCAGATTCCCCCACTCAGCGTGTGGCCGGCCAGCCCCTGCAGTCCTTTAAGACCGTGAACCATCAGACGCAGATGCTTTCGCTGGACAACACTTACTCGGCGGACGAATTGAGGGAGTTCGATGCCCGGGTGGCCAAGGCGCTGGAAGGGCAGAGGTACGAGTACGTAGCCGAGCTGAAGATAGACGGTTTGGCGGTGTCTTTGCAATACAGGAATGGCAGGGTACATCAGGGCGCCACCCGGGGCGACGGGACCAAGGGCGACGACGTCACCACCAACATAAAGACCATCAAAGCCGTTCCGCTCGCTTTATCACCCAAAGCCGCCGGACTGCAGGAAGTGGAGGCCCGGGGCGAGGTGTATATGCCGCGCCAGGAATTTTTGCGCATCAACAAGGAGAAAGATGAGGCGGGCGAAGCGCCCTTTGCCAATCCCCGCAATGCCGCGGCCGGCACCTTGAAGCTCCTGGACCCTCGGGCCGTGTCCCGGCGCCGCCTTTCCGTTTTCATCTACGGGGTGGGGCAGGCGCCGGCGGTGCTGCAAGACCACTACTCCACCCTGCAGGCGTTGAAGGAGGCCGGGTTCAAGGTCAATCCTTTCATCAAACTGTGTCCAGACATCCAGCGCGTGATCGATTACTGCAACCAGTGGGAGAACCGGCGGGACGAGTTGGATTACGAGACCGACGGGATGGTGATCAAGGTCAATTCCTTCGTCCAGCAGAAAGTTTTAAGCGCCACCGCCCACAGCCCCCGCTGGGCCATGGCTTACAAGTTCCCGGCCCGGCAGGCCACCACAGTACTTAAGGATGTGGAGTTCAGCGTGGGCCGCACCGGGGTGGTGACGCCGGTGGCCCTGTTAGAACCGGTGCTGCTTTCCGGCTCGACCGTCTCCCGGGCCTCGCTGCACAACGAGGACGAGCTGGTGAAAAAGGACATTCACTACGGGGACACGGTCTTTGTGGAAAAGGCAGGGGAGATCATTCCCCAGATAATCAAAGTGGTGATTGAAAAACGTCCGCTCCAAGCCAAGCCGGTGAAGATGCCAAGGAACTGTCCCTCCTGCGGTGAACCGCTTAAACGCAACCAGGAAGAAGCGGCCTGGCGATGCCTCAACGTTTCCTGCCCGGCCCAGGTGAAGGGTCGGATAGAATATTTTTCTTCGCGCTCCTGCATGGACATAGACGGCCTGGGCATGGCCATGGTGGAGGCGCTGGTCAACTCCGGGATGGTCAAAGATTACGGGGACCTGTACTCTCTCCGTGGCGAGCAGTTGATAAAGCTTGAACGAATGGGGAAGAAGTCGGCCGAGAATTTATTGGATGGGATCGAAAAGAGCAAGGACAATCCCTTCTGGAAGTTGGTAATGGCTTTGGGAATAGACAATGTGGGCTCCCAGGCGGCCAGGCTGCTGGCCAATAGATACCGGTCGCTGGACGATCTGCGGAAAGCCACTTGCGAGGACATCTCCCAGATCTACGGCCTGGGCGGCGCGGTGGGCAGTTCGGTGGAGAACTTCTTTGCCAATAAGAAGAACCAGCAGGTACTGGAAAAACTTAAGAAGGCCGGGATCAATCTGGAGGCGGCCGATGTGGCAGAAGTTCCCCAGACCTTCGCCGGGATGACAGTGGTCTTGACGGGATCGTTGCAGAACTACACCCGTGAGCAGGCTACCGAGCTGATAGTCAGCCGGGGCGGGCAGGTGACAGCTTCGGTATCCAGGAAGACCTCCATGGTGCTGGCCGGCAGCGAACCGGGCTCCAAGCTGGAAAAGGCCAAACAACTGGGGGTAAAAGTGATCGACGAAGGCGGGTTTGTAAAAATGTTAAAATGACCAGTTGATTCTACCAAGGTTTTTTATCCGCAGACGCCGTCGGCCAAAGCCGGCAAGCATAAAAGCCTGCTATGGCGCCGGACGATTTCACAGATTCACGCAGATTATTTCACCTATAATAAATAAATTACAATCAGGCTGGCCGGCTGTAAAAATGAATAAAACATATAAAATAAACGCCGGGATACTGAACCCGGAAAGCCCGCAAAAATGCAGGTTTATAAAGGACGGGGTCCTGATATTCAATGAAGACGGGCATATCCTGTATTGCGGACAGCGCAAACAGGCGCCACTGCTGAACTCAACCAAGATTACGGCCCCGGCCGATTCTTTCATCATCCCCGGGCTGATAGACTGCCACACCCACCTTTCCCAGTACTATGTGCGGGGCCGCAGCGGGGATACTCTTTTAGGCTGGCTGAAGAACCACATATTTCCGGCTGAACACAAGTTCAAAGATCCCAAACATGCCAGCAGGGTCTCCCAAAAATTCTACCAGAGGCTGTTGTCCAATGGGGTAACCTGCGCCGCCCTGTATACCAATTACAAGGCGGGAGTAGAGGCGGCCTTCGCTGAAGGGCAAAAAGCCGGGATCAGGGCCGTCATCGGCTATACCTTGATGGACCGCAATGTTCCGGATGCATTAAAACTGGAGCCGTCGAAAGTTATGGATGAATGCCGGGAGTTGTTTGACAAGCATCATCAAAAAAACCGCAAGCTTTGCTTTTCACTCAATCCCCGTTTTGCGCCCTCATGTACGCCGGGTTTCATGAAAGCCTTGGGAGATTTTGCCAAGAAGAACGAGGTCTACATTCAGACCCACATCTCGGAGAACCTGCAGGAACTTGCCGAGGTAAAAAAATTATTTCCCAAAGCCAGAAACTATGCCGAGGTCTACGACCGGGCAGGGCTTTTAACACCCAAGACCCTGCTGGCCCATGGTATCCACCTTTCCCCGTCCGAGCGAAGACTGATCGAAAAGCGGGGCTGCGGGATGGTGCACTGCCCGTCCTCCAACCTGTTCCTTCACTCCGGGCGGTTTCCTGTGGAACATTGGCCGAGTTATTCCAAGCTGGCTCTGGGCAGCGACGTGGGGGCCGGGCCGTCTTTCTCCATGTTTGACGTAATGCGCGACGCCTATTATGTCAATATGATGCCGCTGTCCCGGTTATTTTACCTGGCCACTTTGGGCGGGGCCAGGGCGCTGGGGCTGGAAAAGACCATCGGCAGCCTGCAGGCCGGCAAGCAGGCCGATTTTTCGGTGATCAGACTGTCGGACATTCAGGATCCTGGCTCCGAAGAACTGCTGTACGATCTGATATTCAAGTGGGACCAGCGGGAGACATTGCAGGTCTATGTGGGAGGGCGGAAATTTTGGCCGTTGGAGAGCCCTTCATAAATTTCATTTATAGCGTCGAAGGAAAATATAAAAGGCGGAAGAGAGTTACTCTTCCGCCTTTTATGGTCAGGTTGTGATTATTTGCTCCAGGTAATGTGGGCGGTAAATCCGTCCCCGGCAAGGGTGTAGTATTTTTCGGTGGAGGTGGAATAATATTTCACAAAAACAGTTCCTTCCGTGGCGCACCAGCCGGCATAACCGTTGTCGCCCAGGTTTCCGTACCCGTTGGCGTCAAATTTCATTTCTCCGGTCAAGCTGGTGTGGGATATCGTGGTGGGGCTGGCTTCGTTCACGAACGGATAGGTGCAGCTCCAGGTATAGTGTCCGGTTTTATCGGAGTAGGTAACATTGACGTTGTCAAAAGAAAAATTCCAGATATAGCTCAGGTCCATGTTGTAAACGGAGGAGGTGAACAGGTAGGTATAATTATAGTTGTAGTTGCCGGAAACTATCAGACTCAACGTATCGGCCCGCTGGCACATCCCGTTGTACAAAAACTTTGAGGTCACAGTACCGCTCTCGTTGGTGGTGGTGGTGTCATAATAGTACTTGTACTCTACCTTGGTGGCCTGGGGATATGGTGCCGCGGAGGCCCAGATATCCGGGGTGAATTTGACCTTGACTGTGTCGAGGTAATAATAGTTGTCGTTTGAATAAAAGTACCAGCCATCCGCACCCAGTGTCCAGAAAGTATCCGGAGGGGTCTTGCCGCCTTTCTTGAAGCTTGGAGAAAAACTTCCGCTGCTCAGACCGCCGGCCATGTCGTCGGTGCCATCGATGCTGGCGGTCGCATTTGTTGTGGCTACACCAGCGGCCGCTGACTGCTGGGCCGCAGGCAGGGCGGTAGTGGTCGAGGTGGGAGGGGTCTCGGTCTCGGTGGGGGTCTTGCTGCAGCCAAAAGCCACAAAAGCTATCAGCACCAGCACCAGGTACAGTTTTACTTGTTTCATCCGTTACTCCTTTTATTGAAATAGTTGTTAGTTGTCGCTGCCTCATTAAAAATATACTCTATTTTTTATTGCAAGTCAAGAAGCCCCTGCAAATGTTTTTTATCTAAATATTTTGGCCGGGCCAGGGTTTGTGCCAAAAAGGAAATTTTGGCCAGGTGTTCCACCCGCTCCATTCTTTGCAGGGCTTCCTCCAAGCTCCGGCCCAGGGCCAGAACCCCGTGATTGGCCAAAAGCAGGGCCTGATGCTGTTTTATCAAT is part of the candidate division TA06 bacterium genome and harbors:
- a CDS encoding metallophosphoesterase is translated as MIRIFIVLVLMAAPLALNGWTAKPAALKNDFRFVVLADRANSPNQKAFEMVLKDIERLSPDFVVTVGDLIQGYKDSAGTVNDWDSILPCLKVLSCPVYLTPGNHDITTPNVRNIFIKKTGRNPYYSFDHQSSHFIILDNTLVKTADQMDPDQMKWLENDLKAFKNKSGIYVFMHKPFWPFGIGAGKPDRLHDLFKRYRVTAVFTGHWHNYASEVFDGIRYVVMGSSGAELRGGTEENVSLANFYQYLWVTVRDGKFSPALMRAGNTFAIDWVTLKEETFAHDLAGKAVDLRGPSFQEGKTPREFQTDLKLVNLTDKPIKTEVLWETGQNWQALSPKTEVEIAPGDTLKKSFKFKGPGILYPLPLMKVAYPFGRDKVFTIEKYAPEVAKIIDCPRAKKAPVVDGNFAATEWLGAGKAVEFCNGYGDTEPALNDPTEVFFLHDGENLYLAAVCHDTAMTKLKATKTVRDEPVNKDDYLGFYLSPNQDTVYQIYINPLGTVWDQQVDNVRNSENEKWNGNYQVQCERKDKEWRLEMKIPLKDIGLAKLTKNSQIRMNIRRCQQYNKQLALWIFNWDYLTQNYGILNFK
- the ligA gene encoding NAD-dependent DNA ligase LigA, giving the protein MNRETADKEIRKLRAEIAGHDHRYYALDDPSISDHEYDALLQRLKELEKEFPELVTPDSPTQRVAGQPLQSFKTVNHQTQMLSLDNTYSADELREFDARVAKALEGQRYEYVAELKIDGLAVSLQYRNGRVHQGATRGDGTKGDDVTTNIKTIKAVPLALSPKAAGLQEVEARGEVYMPRQEFLRINKEKDEAGEAPFANPRNAAAGTLKLLDPRAVSRRRLSVFIYGVGQAPAVLQDHYSTLQALKEAGFKVNPFIKLCPDIQRVIDYCNQWENRRDELDYETDGMVIKVNSFVQQKVLSATAHSPRWAMAYKFPARQATTVLKDVEFSVGRTGVVTPVALLEPVLLSGSTVSRASLHNEDELVKKDIHYGDTVFVEKAGEIIPQIIKVVIEKRPLQAKPVKMPRNCPSCGEPLKRNQEEAAWRCLNVSCPAQVKGRIEYFSSRSCMDIDGLGMAMVEALVNSGMVKDYGDLYSLRGEQLIKLERMGKKSAENLLDGIEKSKDNPFWKLVMALGIDNVGSQAARLLANRYRSLDDLRKATCEDISQIYGLGGAVGSSVENFFANKKNQQVLEKLKKAGINLEAADVAEVPQTFAGMTVVLTGSLQNYTREQATELIVSRGGQVTASVSRKTSMVLAGSEPGSKLEKAKQLGVKVIDEGGFVKMLK
- a CDS encoding guanine deaminase; amino-acid sequence: MNKTYKINAGILNPESPQKCRFIKDGVLIFNEDGHILYCGQRKQAPLLNSTKITAPADSFIIPGLIDCHTHLSQYYVRGRSGDTLLGWLKNHIFPAEHKFKDPKHASRVSQKFYQRLLSNGVTCAALYTNYKAGVEAAFAEGQKAGIRAVIGYTLMDRNVPDALKLEPSKVMDECRELFDKHHQKNRKLCFSLNPRFAPSCTPGFMKALGDFAKKNEVYIQTHISENLQELAEVKKLFPKARNYAEVYDRAGLLTPKTLLAHGIHLSPSERRLIEKRGCGMVHCPSSNLFLHSGRFPVEHWPSYSKLALGSDVGAGPSFSMFDVMRDAYYVNMMPLSRLFYLATLGGARALGLEKTIGSLQAGKQADFSVIRLSDIQDPGSEELLYDLIFKWDQRETLQVYVGGRKFWPLESPS
- a CDS encoding DMT family transporter → MNNLSRKQIFTVLVLTQVVISATYMMAKFSLREFSPFSLGVYRFLLAGAVFAGLLLWRREFILPKKEDRKTFLLLAFLAVPLNQGLFLYGMKYTFAAHGALMYSTTPIMVLLLSSLFLGERPTVLKITGIALGFLGIILVLFDQGIHLSAKTIKGDLLLIVAVITWAVYTIISKKLLKKYPPLVVTGYALGLGALMFVPFGLPAVIRQNYGQITRTGLLSLLYLALMTSVLGYLVWSWGLSKLEATKVSVFSNLQPIMAALLGWAFLSEPITLKFALGAAVVIAGVFLAEK
- a CDS encoding pseudouridine synthase produces the protein MLIAFNKPYGVLSQFTADGSKNRTLADFRFPKNIYALGRLDADSEGLLFLSDEPELNALLLNPERGHSRTYWAQVENIPSDQALKKLRAGVVIEQQETLPCSVMILAPQPEIAARIPPIRVRKNIPDCWLEITLTEGKNRQVRKMTAAVGHPTLRLIRVKIGNYSLGDLKTGQWKAIDKKTRIKIFNQR